TTTTTACTATTTCTACTATTAATATTAAATTTGTTTTGCACGATTAATTAACCAAGCATGGATATCACTGCTGTTATATGACCATTGGAATTAAATTTGGTTTCAGGGTGAATTTGAAACCATCCATTCCAGCCATTAAATTGATTCCAGAACGTTGACGAAACAGGAAGCTACCGAGTAGTTATAGAAGGTGTTAATGCAATGGGGCATCTGGCCAGAGCTGTGTATACTTACGAAGTAAAATAAATACCTCTAATACATACAATAAAGTTACATAAAACAGCTCCTATATATCTTTTTAAATTATGCTAACAAAGCCTCAATATTTGTATATTGAGGCTTTGTTACTTATGATCAATTTATGAAAATTAAACTCGTTATTCCTGCCTTATTAATGCTTGGGATCTGTTTTTCATTCGCCTACAAATTGGCAGACGATCCCTTTTCTGATCTGATTAAGCGCCTGCAGGAATATAATAAGAAGTACGCACAGGAAAAAGTGCACCTACACCTCGACAAACCCTATTATGCCATTGGCGATGACATCTGGCTAAAAGCTTACGTCATCAACACCCTAACCTCCGAACCAACCGACATCAGTAAAGCTTTATATGTTGAACTGATCGATGAAAAAGACAATATAAAAACCCAGTTAAAGCTACCTATGAATGGTGGTTTATCCTGGGGAGATATTAAGCTTCCTGATACCTTAAGCGAAGGCAATTATCGCATAAGAGCCTATACACAATGGATGCGGAATGCAGGTCCCGAGTACTTTTTTGATAAAACCATAAAAATAGGAAACTCCTGGGCCAACAGAGTCTTTACAAACACCAACTATAGCTTTACCAAAGAAAACAATACCGAAAAGGTAAATGCGAAAATTAAGTTCACGGACAAGAAGGGTGAGCCTTATATCAATAATGAGGTGGCCTACGAAATACAACTAAATGCCCGAAGTATCACAAAAGGCAAAGCCACGACCAACAACCAAGGCGAAGTAAGCATCAACTTCTCCAATACGCAACCGGCTTTATATAAATCAGGTAAAATCATCGCTACGCTGACCTTGCCAAACAAAGAAAAAACAGTAAAAAACATCCCTATCACCGCAACATCCAACAATGTCGATGTACAGTTTTTTCCTGAAGGAGGAAACCTGATTGAGTCGCTACCTAATAAAGTTGCCGTAAAAGCAGTAAATGCAGCGGGCCATGGCGAAGATGTGACTGGAACCATTTTAGATAACGAAGGTGTTGAAATAAATCGATTTGAGACCAAACACCTGGGCATGGGCAACTTTATCGTCAACCCGCAACCCGGTAAAACATACACTGCAAAAGTTAAATTTAAAGATGGCTCAGAGCAAACCTTTGCTTTACCAAAAGTTCAAACCAGTGGGTATGTTCTGTCCATAAACAACAATAGCCCCGATAAGATTGGTGTTAAAATAATGATGAGTGAAGATCTGGTAGGCACTAACGAATTAAAAGTAGTAGCCCAGAACAACGGAAACGTATATTTTGTAACCAGATCGCCTTCACAAAAACAAATCATCACTGCCTCTATTCCTAAAAAAGAACTTCCTTCAGGGATTGTACAATTTACCTTATTTAATGGAACCAATAACCCGGTTTGCGAAAGATTGGCTTTTGTAAACAATGTCGAAGACCGTATAAATACAACTATAGAAAATTTAAAACCTAGCTATTCGAAAAGAGGAAAGGTAGATATCGACCTGCTTACCCGCTTTGGCGACAAACCTGTGCGCGGTAGTTTTTCGGTTGCCGTAACCAATACCGCATCAGTAAAACCCGATCCGGAGAATGAAACCAACATTTTCACCTCCATACTGCTTACCTCCGACCTAACTGGTTACATTGAAAATCCAAACTATTATTTTCTTGACAAGGATGAGAAAACCGTGCAAGATCTTGACAACTTAATGCTTACACAAGGCTGGCGCAGAATATTATGGAAAAGCATCATCAATAATACGCCTCCTATCGACACTTTTAAACCGGAAAAATCTATTGGTATCAGTGGCACTATCACCAGCTATGGGGGCAAACCACTTCCAAACAGTAAAGTAACATTATTCTCTTCTTCGGGTGGTTTTTTTATGATTGACACCTTAACTGATGCCCAGGGTCATTTTAATTTCAACAACCTGGTGTTTACTGACAGTACAAAATTCATTGTACAAGGTAGAACCGTAAAAAACAAAAAGAGTGTAGACATTAAACTCGACATTGTACCGGGACAAATTGTAACCAAAAATAAAAATACCGGAGACCTGGAAGTAAACGTAAATGAAGCCTTACAAGGGTATCTGACGCGCAGCAACAATTATTTCGATGAACTGACTAAGCGTGGTTTGCTGGAGCGAACGATCATGCTAAAGGAGGTAAATATTACGGAGAAAAAGAATCCGGCAGAGAATTCATCAAACCTAAATGGTGCTGGTCATGCCGATTATATACTAACCGCCGATATGTTGCAAAACTGTACTACGCTTGCGCAATGTTTACAGGGGCGAGTGGCAGGGTTAATTATACAAGGTGGTGTACCTTACCTGATGAGAAACATGTCTACTGGAAGAGCAATGCAAATCATCATTGATGGAATGAGTGTAGACTCTGATTTTCTCGATAATATTGTTCCATCTGATGTAGAAACCGTTGAAGTCTTAAAATCCATTGGAAATACAGCCATATACGGCTCGCAAGGTGGTGGCGGTGTGTTAATCATCACCACCAAAAGAGGTGGTGGCTACAACGGCACTGTTTTCGCTCCTGGCATCATCACCTATTCGCCTAAAGGCTACAATGTGACCAGGGAGTTCTACTCACCAAAATACGACCCTGCAACACCTGATAACAGGTTAGATTTACGCAGTACGGTATACTGGCAGCCCCATATTGTAACCGATGTCGATGGCAAAGCCAAATTTAGCTTTTTCAATACCGATGAAACCGGCACCTACAGGGTGGTTGTTGAAGGTATTGATATGATGGGCCATCTGGCTAGAGCCGTATACACCTATGAAGTAAAATAAACACCTGCAATGAATACCATAAAAGTTACCATAAAAGATCATTTAAGCCTGATTACTTTAGACAGGGGCAAATCCAATGCCCTGAATAGAGAAATGATTACTGAGCTAAATGATATGCTCAATAATATCGCTACAGACCCTAATATATGCGGTGTGATCATCACCGGAAAAGAACCTTTCTTTTCGGCCGGACTAGACCTCATCGAGCTATACAATTACGATGAAGCCGAAGCTGAGTCTTTCTGGCACCTGTTTTTGAATTTTATAGCCAATATTACTGCTTTTAAAAAGCCTTTGGTAGCAGCCATAAATGGGCATAGTCCTGCCGGAGGATGCATAATTGCATTGGCCTGCGATTACAGAGTAATGGCAGAAGGCAAATACATCATTGGCTTAAATGAAGTTCCGGTAGGCATTATTGTGCCCAACAGCATATTTAACTTATATGCTTTTTGGATAGGCTCAGCAAATGCATCACGCAGTCTCCTGGAAGGAAAGCTATTTAGCCCCGAAGAAGCTTTACAAATTGGCCTGGTAGATGAGTTGGTGAACCCGGCAAGTATACTTACCGCTGCAGAGCGAAAAATTAGAAAATATATGGCTATGGAGCGCAATACCTGGGAGCAGAGCAAGCTCAGCATCAGAAAAGACCTCATTGCCAGCACCAGCGCAGATCAGAGCGAAGCCTTGGCTGTAATGTTGAAACAATGGTGGGCACCTACTACCAGGAATATATTAAAAACAATTATTGATAACCTGCAAAAGAAATAAGCCATGTTTAACGAACCTATGTTAAGAGACGATGCCTTAAAAGGTAGAACGATTGTGATTACAGGTGGTGGCACAGGTCTTGGAAAGGCTATGGGAACTTATTTCCTTAAATTAGGTGCCAACCTGGTTATTACCAGCCGAAAGCTTGATGTGCTGCAAAAAACAGCTCAAGAGATGGAAAAGGAAACAGGAGGAAAGGTACTTGCTCTGGCTTGCGATGTAAGAGCATATGAACAGGTAGAACACGTATTGGCAGAAAGTATCAAAGCTTTTGGTAGGGTCGACAGTTTGTTAAACAATGCGGCCGGCAATTTTATCTCTCCTACCGAACGCTTATCAGCGAATGCCTTTTCCAGCATCATCGATATTGTATTAAAAGGTTCTGTAAACTGTACGCTGGCTTTTGGGAAACACTGGATTAAGGAAAAACAATCGGCAAGCGTTTTAAATATAGTGACCACTTATGCTTTTACCGGATCAGCCTATGTAGTTCCTTCGGCCTGTGCCAAAGGCGGTGTACTGGCTATGACCCGCTCTTTAGCCGTTGAATGGGGGAAATATGGTATCCGCACCAATGCCATTGCACCGGGGCCATTTCCTACAAAAGGAGCTTGGGAGCGACTATTGCCGGGTGATCTCGCCGAGAAATTCGACTTTAAAAACCGGGTTCCTTTAAAACGCGTTGGCGAGCATCAGGAACTTGCCAATCTGGCCGCATTCCTGATTAGCGATTTTTCCGGCTATATCAATGGTGAAGTGATTACCATTGACGGTGGTGAATGGTTGCAGGGCGCAGGTCAGTTTAACGGACTGGAGGCTATCCCTAACGAAATGTGGGATGCTTTTGAGCAAATGACACGGTCAGCTAAAGGAAGCTGATCTTTACCACCTGATTAAGGCACTGCCCCAGGTAAAACCAGACCCAAAGGCCGCCAGACAGATCAGGTCGCCATCCTTAATCTTACCAGACTCCCAAGCCTCACAAAGTGCTATCGGCACAGAGGCCGCAGTGGTATTACCATATTTCTGAATGTTATTAAATACCTTATCATCCGGCAGCCCCAGCAATTGCTGTACATACTGACTAATCCTTAAATTGGCCTGATGTGGCACCAGCAAATCAATATCAGCAGCAGTTAAATGATTGGCTTTTAGTGCCTCATTAATCACCTCTGGAAACTTTACTACTGCTTTTTTAAATACAGCAGGCCCATCCATAAATGGTAGTGCTGCACCACTTTCCAGTTGTTCCGTTGTCATAAATAATCCACCAAGCTCCTGATCAGGGTATCCCGGTTTATCTTTTAACCATTTATTGGCACTTGCTCCTGGATAAAACATGGCAAGCAATTCCGCATCAGCGCCATCACTGTGCAGGTGTGTACTTAAAATTCCCTGTCCCTCCTTTTGGGTGGGTTGCAATACAACAGCACCAGCCCCATCGCCAAATATTACAGAAACATTGCGGCTACGCGTTTCAAAATCCATTGCAAATGAATGTTTCTCACTCCCCACCACCAATATATTCTTATACATACCGGTTTTAATGAATTGATCCGCAACAGACAAGGCATATACAAATCCGGAACACTGATTGCGAATATCCAGTGCCCCCACCTCCTTCATTTTCATTTCACGCTGTAGCAAAACGCCACATCCCGGGAAATAATAATCGGGACTAAGGGTTGCAAAAATGATAAAATCAACATCTTGCGCAGTAATACCTGCCCGTTCGATAGCAATTTTAGCAGCTTCGATCCCCATTGTAGTGGTCGTTTCTCCCAATCTATCTGCAAAGCGGCGTTCTTTAATTCCGGTGCGTTCCTGTATCCATTCATCGCTGGTTTCCATGAAACGCGATAAATCAGTATTAGTATAAACATTTTTGGGTACATAGTAACCTATTCCGGCAATCTTTGAACGATCCATATCACTTAGCTTTTAGAATAATTTTAAGCAAAAATTACTTTAACTACAACATTATTTTGAAATTAGCTTAAATTTGTAGGATGTCGACAGAAACAAAAGAGGAAACATTTACACTGGAAGAAATTCTTACTTCGCTAAAAACTGTTCATCGTTTAATACTTTGGAATGATGACGTGAATACTTTTGATCATGTGATTTATTGCATGATGAAGTATCTGGACTACTCCGAAAACCAGGCAGAGAAAATTGCATGGGAAGTACACAATAAAGGAAAATGTGCCGTATTGGAAGGCTCCTTTACCGAAATGGAAGTATACCGTAAAATTTTACAACAAGAAGGATTAACGGTTACTGTAGACTAGAAAACAAAGCTGCCAGCTCCTGCTGTGTTGTTTTCGTCTTATCTTTAGCATACCATGCATGAAGTTTCTCGGCAAGTGCCATCATATCGCTTTCCTGACTTTTCCATTCGGCCAAAAGATCTTGTAGCATCTGAGGTCTTGGACCCCATTTGGTGATAACCTTTCCATCATTATCCAACACCAGTAAAACAGGAATTGCCCTTCCACCATTGGTAAGGTGTGCATCAATTAAGGGGAGATTGGTATCCCTAAGCACAAACTTCAAATCAAACTTATCCGGAAAGGCTGTTGCCATTTTATCAAACACAGGAACAATCTGAGCTGCATCACCACACCATCCCTCAGAAATCACAAGAAAACGGTAGTTGCCCTCGATAGCATTTAAACCACTGAACAATTCCTCACTAAGTTGAACGGTTTTATCTACACGATTCATTCTCTGCACATTCATCTTAGTATAGTGTAACATTGCATCAGAATGATCTGATCCGGTAGTCTTTTTAGCAGCCAAAAGCTCATCTATTAAATTCCTGTAAGCTAGATAGCTCAACCCTTCTGCATTAAAAATATCGTTATAATTGATCATACGCCTGTAATAAAATAGTTACGCCATGTTTTTTAAACCTCCGAGTCGTTTATTTGTCCATCTTAGACAAACACACAAAAAAGAAACATTTTAATGACCAACTACGCCTACAAAGTTCTGCTTTTAACGCTTGCTATTTGTACTATCACTGTAAAAATTAATGCACAAACCACCGGTGATGGAAAAATCACTGCAAAGGTTGTCGATGCACAAAGTAATGAAACCATTCCCTTTGCCTCTGCCATAATCATAAACCGAAAAACCAAAGCCGTTGTAAAAGGCACCCAGGCCGATGTAAACGGAAACTTGTTAGTAAACGGTTTACCTAAAGGTGTATTTACCTTTAAAGTAAGCTATATAGGTTATCAAACTATGGTAAGAGATTCTGTATCCATCTCTGATGTACAAAACGCGGTTAACCTTGGGACCATAAAAATGAAACCTGCCAAAGGAACCGCATTAAAAGAAGTAGCCATTACTGGACAAAAGAGCACCATGCAGCTAGGCATAGACAAAAAGGTATTCTCTGTGGATCAGAG
This is a stretch of genomic DNA from Candidatus Pedobacter colombiensis. It encodes these proteins:
- a CDS encoding TonB-dependent receptor plug domain-containing protein; translation: MKIKLVIPALLMLGICFSFAYKLADDPFSDLIKRLQEYNKKYAQEKVHLHLDKPYYAIGDDIWLKAYVINTLTSEPTDISKALYVELIDEKDNIKTQLKLPMNGGLSWGDIKLPDTLSEGNYRIRAYTQWMRNAGPEYFFDKTIKIGNSWANRVFTNTNYSFTKENNTEKVNAKIKFTDKKGEPYINNEVAYEIQLNARSITKGKATTNNQGEVSINFSNTQPALYKSGKIIATLTLPNKEKTVKNIPITATSNNVDVQFFPEGGNLIESLPNKVAVKAVNAAGHGEDVTGTILDNEGVEINRFETKHLGMGNFIVNPQPGKTYTAKVKFKDGSEQTFALPKVQTSGYVLSINNNSPDKIGVKIMMSEDLVGTNELKVVAQNNGNVYFVTRSPSQKQIITASIPKKELPSGIVQFTLFNGTNNPVCERLAFVNNVEDRINTTIENLKPSYSKRGKVDIDLLTRFGDKPVRGSFSVAVTNTASVKPDPENETNIFTSILLTSDLTGYIENPNYYFLDKDEKTVQDLDNLMLTQGWRRILWKSIINNTPPIDTFKPEKSIGISGTITSYGGKPLPNSKVTLFSSSGGFFMIDTLTDAQGHFNFNNLVFTDSTKFIVQGRTVKNKKSVDIKLDIVPGQIVTKNKNTGDLEVNVNEALQGYLTRSNNYFDELTKRGLLERTIMLKEVNITEKKNPAENSSNLNGAGHADYILTADMLQNCTTLAQCLQGRVAGLIIQGGVPYLMRNMSTGRAMQIIIDGMSVDSDFLDNIVPSDVETVEVLKSIGNTAIYGSQGGGGVLIITTKRGGGYNGTVFAPGIITYSPKGYNVTREFYSPKYDPATPDNRLDLRSTVYWQPHIVTDVDGKAKFSFFNTDETGTYRVVVEGIDMMGHLARAVYTYEVK
- a CDS encoding enoyl-CoA hydratase/isomerase family protein yields the protein MNTIKVTIKDHLSLITLDRGKSNALNREMITELNDMLNNIATDPNICGVIITGKEPFFSAGLDLIELYNYDEAEAESFWHLFLNFIANITAFKKPLVAAINGHSPAGGCIIALACDYRVMAEGKYIIGLNEVPVGIIVPNSIFNLYAFWIGSANASRSLLEGKLFSPEEALQIGLVDELVNPASILTAAERKIRKYMAMERNTWEQSKLSIRKDLIASTSADQSEALAVMLKQWWAPTTRNILKTIIDNLQKK
- a CDS encoding SDR family oxidoreductase, yielding MFNEPMLRDDALKGRTIVITGGGTGLGKAMGTYFLKLGANLVITSRKLDVLQKTAQEMEKETGGKVLALACDVRAYEQVEHVLAESIKAFGRVDSLLNNAAGNFISPTERLSANAFSSIIDIVLKGSVNCTLAFGKHWIKEKQSASVLNIVTTYAFTGSAYVVPSACAKGGVLAMTRSLAVEWGKYGIRTNAIAPGPFPTKGAWERLLPGDLAEKFDFKNRVPLKRVGEHQELANLAAFLISDFSGYINGEVITIDGGEWLQGAGQFNGLEAIPNEMWDAFEQMTRSAKGS
- a CDS encoding ketoacyl-ACP synthase III, whose product is MDRSKIAGIGYYVPKNVYTNTDLSRFMETSDEWIQERTGIKERRFADRLGETTTTMGIEAAKIAIERAGITAQDVDFIIFATLSPDYYFPGCGVLLQREMKMKEVGALDIRNQCSGFVYALSVADQFIKTGMYKNILVVGSEKHSFAMDFETRSRNVSVIFGDGAGAVVLQPTQKEGQGILSTHLHSDGADAELLAMFYPGASANKWLKDKPGYPDQELGGLFMTTEQLESGAALPFMDGPAVFKKAVVKFPEVINEALKANHLTAADIDLLVPHQANLRISQYVQQLLGLPDDKVFNNIQKYGNTTAASVPIALCEAWESGKIKDGDLICLAAFGSGFTWGSALIRW
- a CDS encoding ATP-dependent Clp protease adaptor ClpS, which translates into the protein MSTETKEETFTLEEILTSLKTVHRLILWNDDVNTFDHVIYCMMKYLDYSENQAEKIAWEVHNKGKCAVLEGSFTEMEVYRKILQQEGLTVTVD
- a CDS encoding thioredoxin family protein — its product is MINYNDIFNAEGLSYLAYRNLIDELLAAKKTTGSDHSDAMLHYTKMNVQRMNRVDKTVQLSEELFSGLNAIEGNYRFLVISEGWCGDAAQIVPVFDKMATAFPDKFDLKFVLRDTNLPLIDAHLTNGGRAIPVLLVLDNDGKVITKWGPRPQMLQDLLAEWKSQESDMMALAEKLHAWYAKDKTKTTQQELAALFSSLQ